In a genomic window of Nostoc sp. UHCC 0870:
- the glsA gene encoding glutaminase A has product MSNPENQEKIEINSSPLLKVINELHLKYKSLTEGTLANYIPELAKVNPDLFSICIVTVDGQIYEVGDSQQLFTIQSISKVFAYGLALEDHGRDYVLTRVGVEPTGEAFNAIILDEQSKRPYNPMVNAGAIATTSLIKGAGATERLNRLLDMFRRYIGHDVFVDISVFTSERSTGHRNRAMAHLMLNFGMINQNIEEALDLYFQQCAVMMNCRDLAVMAATLANRGANPITGEQAVDKRYIKDILSVMYTCGMYNFAGEWAYKIGIPAKSGVCGGIMAVVPHQMGIAVFSPPLDSRGNSVRGVKVCEELSQRLGLHLFDCSGSQI; this is encoded by the coding sequence ATGTCCAACCCAGAAAATCAAGAAAAGATAGAAATAAATTCCTCTCCACTGTTAAAGGTGATTAATGAATTGCACCTTAAATACAAATCATTGACGGAAGGAACATTAGCAAACTACATTCCCGAACTAGCAAAAGTCAACCCAGATTTATTTAGTATTTGTATTGTTACCGTAGACGGTCAGATTTACGAAGTTGGGGATTCTCAACAGCTATTTACTATCCAATCAATTTCTAAAGTATTTGCTTACGGACTGGCCTTAGAGGATCATGGACGGGATTATGTACTGACTAGAGTGGGAGTAGAACCAACTGGTGAGGCATTTAATGCGATTATCCTGGATGAGCAATCAAAGCGACCGTATAACCCAATGGTAAATGCTGGCGCGATCGCCACTACCAGTTTAATTAAAGGAGCGGGAGCAACAGAACGCCTTAATCGGTTACTAGATATGTTTCGACGCTACATTGGTCATGATGTATTTGTTGATATTTCCGTCTTTACCTCCGAACGCAGCACCGGACATCGCAACCGCGCAATGGCGCATCTAATGCTTAACTTTGGCATGATTAACCAAAATATTGAAGAAGCCTTAGACCTATATTTTCAACAATGCGCCGTAATGATGAACTGTCGTGACTTAGCCGTGATGGCTGCGACTTTAGCCAACAGAGGTGCAAACCCAATTACAGGCGAACAAGCTGTAGATAAGCGTTACATCAAAGATATTCTCAGCGTCATGTATACCTGCGGGATGTATAACTTTGCCGGTGAGTGGGCTTACAAAATTGGTATCCCTGCCAAAAGTGGTGTTTGTGGCGGTATTATGGCTGTTGTCCCCCATCAAATGGGAATTGCTGTGTTTTCACCACCTTTAGATAGCCGTGGTAACAGTGTTAGGGGAGTAAAAGTCTGTGAAGAACTATCTCAGCGTTTAGGCTTACATCTATTTGATTGTTCCGGTTCACAAATTTGA